One part of the Pseudopipra pipra isolate bDixPip1 chromosome 3, bDixPip1.hap1, whole genome shotgun sequence genome encodes these proteins:
- the SUSD4 gene encoding sushi domain-containing protein 4, with the protein MCHGKQASGGGALPAARRRALAAALWLQLALNLGPGPAAGGFDDLQACADPGAPEHGYKTPSAGVFFESVVVRFHCQEGYRLNGTSKKLCVRHFNGSLSWKPSDKPVCLQEVTDCLVPHVEDAEIHNKTYRTGDKLIISCHEGFQIRYPDLDNMVSICQDDGTWDNLPLCQGCLRPLVLPHSYINISEFEASFPVGTVVYYQCFPGYKLEGTEILECMYNLIWSDSPPRCLDVEVCPLPPMVSHGDYICHPRPCERYNHGTVVEFYCDPGYTLTNDYKYITCQYGEWFPSYQVYCVKTEQTWPNTQETLLTTWKIVAFTATSVLLVLLLVILARMFQTKFKTHFLPRGNQEGSMGDPDFVVVDGVPVMLPSYDEAVSSGLNALAPGYSATTDQGHILQAEDQNPPAYPGPRITDMLPSEFETCDSRSGSSELLQSLYPSLTCQAAALPAPDRTDVSRSTDGEAASTSPRIDITDEIPLMEEDP; encoded by the exons GGTTTGATGACCTACAAGCTTGTGCTGATCCTGGAGCTCCTGAGCATGGATACAAGACACCCAGTGCAGGTGTTTTCTTTGAAAGTGTGGTGGTCCGGTTTCATTGCCAAGAAGGATACAGGCTTAACGGTACTTCCAAAAAACTTTGTGTGAGACACTTTAATGGCTCCCTGAGCTGGAAACCAAGTGATAAACCTGTGTGCCTACAAGAAG TCACAGATTGCCTTGTTCCTCATGTTGAAGATGCAGAGATTCATAACAAGACATACAGGACTGGCGATAAGTTAATAATCAGCTGTCATGAAGGATTCCAGATCCGTTACCCTGACTTAGACAACATGGTTTCCATATGTCAAGACGATGGAACATGGGATAACCTACCTTTATGTCAAG GTTGCCTGAGGCCATTGGTTCTTCCTCATAGTTACATTAACATATCTGAGTTCGAGGCCTCCTTCCCTGTAGGAACAGTGGTGTATTACCAGTGCTTTCCTGGATATAAACTAGAAGGGACAGAGATCCTTGAGTGCATGTATAACCTTATCTGGTCAGATAGCCCACCTAGGTGCCTTGATGTGGAAG TTTGTCCACTACCTCCAATGGTGAGTCATGGAGACTACATCTGCCACCCGCGGCCTTGCGAGCGTTACAACCATGGGACGGTGGTGGAGTTTTACTGTGATCCTGGCTACACCCTCACCAACGACTACAAGTACATCACCTGCCAGTACGGAGAGTGGTTCCCCTCCTACCAAGTATACTGTGTCAAAACAG AACAAACCTGGCCAAATACACAGGAGACCCTCCTGACTACATGGAAAATAGTGGCGTTTACTGCTACCAGCGTTTTATTAGTACTACTACTGGTTATTTTAGCCAGGATGTTCCAGACCAAATTTAAGACACATTTCCTTCCACG AGGCAACCAGGAGGGCTCCATGGGTGACCCTGACTTCGTGGTGGTGGATGGCGTTCCTGTCATGCTGCCCTCCTACGATGAAGCCGTAAGCAGCGGCTTGaatgctctggcacctggatACTCAGCCACTACAGACCAGGGGCACATTTTGCAGGCAGAAGATCAGAATCCTCCCGCTTACCCTGGCCCCAGGATTACAGACATGCTGCCTAGCGAATTTGAGACCTGTGACAGTAGGTCGGGTTCCTCTGAACTGCTCCAAAGTTTGTATCCATCCCTGACGTGCCAAGCGGCAGCGCTTCCCGCTCCAGACCGAACTGACGTATCCCGTAGCACTGACGGGGAGGCTGCATCCACGAGTCCGCGGATCGATATTACAGATG AGATTCCTTTGATGGAAGAAGACCCTTAG